A genomic window from Haliaeetus albicilla chromosome 10, bHalAlb1.1, whole genome shotgun sequence includes:
- the SLC5A1 gene encoding sodium/glucose cotransporter 1 isoform X2: protein MPEYLKKRFGGKRIQVYLSVLSLILYIFTKISADIFSGAVFIQLAIGLNLYLAIIILLAITALYTITGGLAAVIYTDTLQTFIMVVGSFILMGFAFAEVGGYDEFMRKYMEAIPSNISYGNTTIDAECYTPRRDSFHIFRDAVTGDLPWPGLVFGLSIIALWYWCTDQVIVQRCLSGKNMSHVKAGCIMCGYLKLLPMFIIVMPGMISRILYTDVVACVVPEVCQQYCGTAVGCTNIAYPKMVVELMPNGLRGLMLSVMLASLMSSLTSIFNSASTLFTMDIYTKIRSRPSEKELMLAGRAFMLLLIGISIAWVPVVQSAQSGQLFDYIQSITSYLGPPIAAVFLLAIFCKRVNEQGAFWGLMVGLLTGLSRMIAEFAYGTGNCVTPSNCPFIICGIHYLYFAMILFGVSTIVILAVSFMTKPIPDVHLYRLCWSLRNSKEERIDLDADEEQDKADERDEESVNKESEEEPGCFKKAYNWFCGLDQQKGPKLSKEEEEALKKKLTDTSEVPLWRNVVNINGIILLTVAVFCHAFFA, encoded by the exons ATGCCAGAGTATCTGAAGAAGCGTTTTGGTGGGAAACGGATTCAGGTCTACTTGTCAGTCCTTTCTCTGATCCTGTATATTTTCACAAAGATCTCA gcaGACATATTCTCTGGAGCTGTATTTATACAGCTGGCCATAGGGCTGAATCTTTATTTGGCCATAATTATCCTGCTTGCTATTACTGCTCTTTACACCATCACAG GTGGCCTTGCAGCTGTGATTTACACAGACACCTTACAAACATTTATCATGGTAGTGGGATCCTTTATTCTCATGGGATTTG catttgctgAAGTAGGAGGGTATGATGAGTTCATGCGAAAGTACATGGAAGCAATTCCATCCAATATCTCCTATGGGAATACTACGATTGATGCAGAATGCTACACTCCTCGGAGGGATTCCTTTCACATCTTCCGAGATGCCGTCACTGGAGATCTGCCATGGCCAGGGCTTGTCTTTGGTTTGAGCATCATTGCTTTGTGGTACTGGTGCACAGATCAG GTTATTGTCCAAAGATGTCTCTCTGGCAAGAACATGTCCCATGTGAAGGCTGGTTGTATCATGTGTGGATACCTAAAACTGTTGCCCATGTTTATTATAGTGATGCCTGGAATGATCAGCCGAATTTTGTATACAG ATGTGGTGGCTTGTGTTGTGCCTGAAGTCTGCCAGCAGTACTGTGGTACTGCAGTTGGCTGTACAAATATTGCTTACCCAAAAATGGTAGTGGAGCTTATGCCAAATG GTCTGCGGGGTCTGATGTTGTCAGTCATGTTGGCCTCCCTTATGAGCTCCTTGACTTCCATTTTTAACAGCGCTAGTACTTTGTTCACTATGGATATTTACACCAAAATTCGATCACGACCATCTGAGAAAGAGCTTATGTTAGCTGGAAG GGCATTTATGTTACTTTTAATTGGCATCAGCATTGCCTGGGTTCCTGTGGTGCAGTCAGCTCAAAGTGGGCAGCTCTTCGATTATATTCAGTCAATTACCAGCTACCTGGGACCTCCCATTGCTGCTGTCTTCCTGCTTGCCATCTTCTGCAAGCGGGTCAATGAGCAG GGTGCCTTCTGGGGCCTGATGGTTGGACTGCTAACTGGACTTAGCAGAATGATTGCAGAGTTTGCCTATGGAACTGGCAACTGTGTGACCCCTTCCAACTGCCCATTCATCATCTGTGGGATTCACTACCTTTATTTTGCAATGATTCTTTTTGGGGTTTCCACCATCGTCATCCTGGCAGTCTCCTTCATGACTAAGCCCATTCCTGATGTACAT CTTTACCGCTTGTGCTGGTCTTTGCGGAACAGTAAAGAAGAACGTATTGATCTTGATGCAGATGAGGAGCAGGACAAAGCTGATGAAAGAGATGAAGAATCAG TTAATAAGGAAAGTGAAGAAGAACCGGGATGCTTTAAGAAAGCGTACAACTGGTTCTGTGGCTTAGATCAACAAAAAGGACCCAAACTGagcaaggaggaagaggaagcatTGAAGAAGAAACTGACTGACACAAGCGAAGTGCCGCTTTGGAGAAACGTTGTGAATATCAATGGCATCATCCTATTGACTGTGGCTGTATTTTGTCATGCCTTCTTTGCATAA
- the SLC5A1 gene encoding sodium/glucose cotransporter 1 isoform X1 — MESNIRINNPADISVIVIYFLVVLAVGLWAMYSTNRGTVGGFFLAGRSMVWWPIGASLFASNIGSGHFVGIAGTAAAGGIAIGGYEWNALIFVVVLGWLFVPIYVKAGVVTMPEYLKKRFGGKRIQVYLSVLSLILYIFTKISADIFSGAVFIQLAIGLNLYLAIIILLAITALYTITGGLAAVIYTDTLQTFIMVVGSFILMGFAFAEVGGYDEFMRKYMEAIPSNISYGNTTIDAECYTPRRDSFHIFRDAVTGDLPWPGLVFGLSIIALWYWCTDQVIVQRCLSGKNMSHVKAGCIMCGYLKLLPMFIIVMPGMISRILYTDVVACVVPEVCQQYCGTAVGCTNIAYPKMVVELMPNGLRGLMLSVMLASLMSSLTSIFNSASTLFTMDIYTKIRSRPSEKELMLAGRAFMLLLIGISIAWVPVVQSAQSGQLFDYIQSITSYLGPPIAAVFLLAIFCKRVNEQGAFWGLMVGLLTGLSRMIAEFAYGTGNCVTPSNCPFIICGIHYLYFAMILFGVSTIVILAVSFMTKPIPDVHLYRLCWSLRNSKEERIDLDADEEQDKADERDEESVNKESEEEPGCFKKAYNWFCGLDQQKGPKLSKEEEEALKKKLTDTSEVPLWRNVVNINGIILLTVAVFCHAFFA; from the exons ATTGGTGCTTCTCTGTTTGCCAGTAACATTGGCAGTGGACATTTTGTGGGAATAGCAGGAAcggcagcagctggaggaattGCCATTGGAGGATATGAATGGAAT GCTCTGATATTTGTGGTTGTTCTAGGATGGCTGTTTGTACCCATCTATGTCAAAGCTGGG GTGGTGACAATGCCAGAGTATCTGAAGAAGCGTTTTGGTGGGAAACGGATTCAGGTCTACTTGTCAGTCCTTTCTCTGATCCTGTATATTTTCACAAAGATCTCA gcaGACATATTCTCTGGAGCTGTATTTATACAGCTGGCCATAGGGCTGAATCTTTATTTGGCCATAATTATCCTGCTTGCTATTACTGCTCTTTACACCATCACAG GTGGCCTTGCAGCTGTGATTTACACAGACACCTTACAAACATTTATCATGGTAGTGGGATCCTTTATTCTCATGGGATTTG catttgctgAAGTAGGAGGGTATGATGAGTTCATGCGAAAGTACATGGAAGCAATTCCATCCAATATCTCCTATGGGAATACTACGATTGATGCAGAATGCTACACTCCTCGGAGGGATTCCTTTCACATCTTCCGAGATGCCGTCACTGGAGATCTGCCATGGCCAGGGCTTGTCTTTGGTTTGAGCATCATTGCTTTGTGGTACTGGTGCACAGATCAG GTTATTGTCCAAAGATGTCTCTCTGGCAAGAACATGTCCCATGTGAAGGCTGGTTGTATCATGTGTGGATACCTAAAACTGTTGCCCATGTTTATTATAGTGATGCCTGGAATGATCAGCCGAATTTTGTATACAG ATGTGGTGGCTTGTGTTGTGCCTGAAGTCTGCCAGCAGTACTGTGGTACTGCAGTTGGCTGTACAAATATTGCTTACCCAAAAATGGTAGTGGAGCTTATGCCAAATG GTCTGCGGGGTCTGATGTTGTCAGTCATGTTGGCCTCCCTTATGAGCTCCTTGACTTCCATTTTTAACAGCGCTAGTACTTTGTTCACTATGGATATTTACACCAAAATTCGATCACGACCATCTGAGAAAGAGCTTATGTTAGCTGGAAG GGCATTTATGTTACTTTTAATTGGCATCAGCATTGCCTGGGTTCCTGTGGTGCAGTCAGCTCAAAGTGGGCAGCTCTTCGATTATATTCAGTCAATTACCAGCTACCTGGGACCTCCCATTGCTGCTGTCTTCCTGCTTGCCATCTTCTGCAAGCGGGTCAATGAGCAG GGTGCCTTCTGGGGCCTGATGGTTGGACTGCTAACTGGACTTAGCAGAATGATTGCAGAGTTTGCCTATGGAACTGGCAACTGTGTGACCCCTTCCAACTGCCCATTCATCATCTGTGGGATTCACTACCTTTATTTTGCAATGATTCTTTTTGGGGTTTCCACCATCGTCATCCTGGCAGTCTCCTTCATGACTAAGCCCATTCCTGATGTACAT CTTTACCGCTTGTGCTGGTCTTTGCGGAACAGTAAAGAAGAACGTATTGATCTTGATGCAGATGAGGAGCAGGACAAAGCTGATGAAAGAGATGAAGAATCAG TTAATAAGGAAAGTGAAGAAGAACCGGGATGCTTTAAGAAAGCGTACAACTGGTTCTGTGGCTTAGATCAACAAAAAGGACCCAAACTGagcaaggaggaagaggaagcatTGAAGAAGAAACTGACTGACACAAGCGAAGTGCCGCTTTGGAGAAACGTTGTGAATATCAATGGCATCATCCTATTGACTGTGGCTGTATTTTGTCATGCCTTCTTTGCATAA